The proteins below come from a single uncultured Carboxylicivirga sp. genomic window:
- a CDS encoding chitobiase/beta-hexosaminidase C-terminal domain-containing protein, producing the protein MKKSLLFSLLVLLISTSSFAQLSLDAKDVNYTIDFDNTVSGVNNGAYVGTGYALTPEVGQLNANAFSVLGMSDGDLAFGAEGIEGDYAKGTSVGSTSGGCYGYDVSETQDGSNMIWGVQPTSGDFTPGSIVLKIVNNTGEDVNEFDISYDVFAWNHGDRSVSFNFSYSTDNNTFIDVADLNFETVEAADAEPAWLSETKTTTISTSLASGEELYLKWTCEEVSGSGSRDKLGLDNVVVSTTLNSVATVEIPTFSVESGIYTEAFDLSLATSTEGATIYYTLDGSDPDETSTEFTSAVNISESTVVKAIAIKEGMNNSSVTTATYTFPVECASIAEFLNLDLGTLAILRGVVTEVTVNPDYNTVTSLVVKDVNDATILAYGVYRISDVIYEVGQTLVMTGLRAEFQDEAQMSFSANSGHSIVVDNASGIEDGKTSAFTIAPNPFTTEFKIDGAEVVAVKLYNAAGQLVKNVPVVSGAISTSDLDKGMYILQAKMADGTISTQKVIKK; encoded by the coding sequence ATGAAAAAAAGTTTACTTTTTTCTTTGTTAGTTTTATTAATTAGTACTTCATCTTTTGCTCAATTATCGCTTGATGCAAAAGATGTCAATTATACAATTGATTTTGACAATACAGTTAGCGGTGTTAATAACGGTGCATACGTTGGAACTGGTTATGCGTTGACTCCTGAAGTAGGGCAACTGAATGCAAATGCTTTTAGTGTTTTGGGAATGTCTGATGGAGATTTGGCATTTGGTGCAGAAGGGATAGAAGGAGATTATGCGAAGGGAACTAGTGTAGGGAGTACTTCTGGAGGTTGCTACGGATATGATGTTAGTGAAACACAGGATGGTTCAAACATGATATGGGGAGTGCAGCCAACGAGTGGTGATTTTACTCCAGGTTCAATTGTTCTTAAAATTGTGAATAATACAGGAGAAGATGTAAATGAATTTGACATAAGCTATGATGTATTTGCTTGGAATCATGGAGATAGATCGGTGAGTTTTAATTTTTCTTATTCAACAGATAATAATACGTTTATAGATGTTGCTGATCTTAATTTTGAAACGGTTGAAGCTGCAGATGCTGAACCAGCATGGTTAAGTGAAACTAAAACAACAACTATTAGTACATCTTTGGCTAGTGGAGAAGAGTTATACCTAAAATGGACATGTGAGGAAGTTTCTGGTTCAGGGTCACGAGATAAATTAGGATTGGATAATGTGGTTGTTAGTACAACATTAAATAGTGTAGCTACTGTTGAGATTCCTACATTTAGTGTTGAATCTGGAATATATACTGAAGCTTTTGATTTAAGTTTGGCAACATCAACTGAAGGGGCTACAATATATTATACTTTAGATGGTTCAGATCCAGATGAAACTTCTACAGAATTCACCTCTGCGGTTAATATTAGTGAAAGTACTGTTGTTAAGGCAATTGCTATAAAAGAAGGAATGAACAACAGTAGTGTTACAACAGCAACATATACTTTCCCTGTTGAATGTGCATCAATTGCTGAGTTTTTAAATTTAGATTTAGGAACATTGGCTATTTTAAGAGGTGTTGTAACTGAAGTTACAGTTAATCCTGACTATAATACAGTGACTTCTTTAGTGGTAAAAGATGTAAACGATGCAACTATTTTGGCATATGGTGTTTATCGTATTTCTGATGTTATATATGAAGTTGGTCAAACTTTAGTAATGACTGGATTAAGAGCAGAATTCCAAGATGAAGCTCAAATGTCATTTAGTGCCAATAGTGGTCATTCAATTGTAGTTGATAATGCTAGTGGCATCGAAGATGGAAAAACAAGTGCATTTACAATTGCACCTAACCCATTTACTACTGAATTTAAAATTGATGGTGCTGAAGTAGTAGCAGTGAAGTTGTACAATGCTGCTGGTCAGTTAGTGAAAAATGTACCAGTTGTATCGGGTGCTATTTCAACAAGCGATTTAGATAAAGGTATGTATATACTTCAGGCTAAAATGGCAGATGGAACCATCTCTACTCAAAAAGTAATTAAAAAATAA
- a CDS encoding urocanate hydratase → MNSEQFKAAILEGIPSIVPPKKEYDTTINHAPKRKDILTVEEKKLALQNALRYFPANQHAELAPEFLDELNTYGRIYMYRYRPDYEMKARHINEFPHQSKQAAAIMLMIQNNLDYAVAQHPHELITYGGNGAVFQNWAQYRLTMKYLAEMTDEQTLTMYSGHPMGLYPSHKDAPRVVVTNGMMIPNYSKPDDWERYNALGVTQYGQMTAGSFMYIGPQGIVHGTTITVLNAGRKISNGKSDLTGKLFVTAGLGGMSGAQPKAGNIAGCISVIAEVNEKAIQTRHSQGWVDEVIEDLDELCERVEIAKAHLEVVSIAYHGNIVDVWEKFAKENIKVDLGSDQTSLHNPWAGGYYPVGLSFKEANTMMAHQPELFKEKVQESLRRHVAAINKLANKGMYFFDYGNAFLLESSRAGADILKENGDFKYPSYVQDIMGPMCFDYGFGPFRWVCSSNNPLDLKETDRIATEVLEELRQESPIEIQQQMADNIHWIKEAGQNKLVVGSQARILYADAEGRIRIAKAFNKAIKKGIISAPVILGRDHHDVSGTDSPYRETSNIYDGSRFTADMAIQNVIGDSFRGASWVSIHNGGGVGWGEVINGGFGMILDGSKEAKRRLQSMLFWDVNNGISRRSWARNEEAVFAIKRAMKANPNLKVTLPNMTNTDMIDKLFS, encoded by the coding sequence ATGAACTCTGAACAGTTTAAAGCCGCCATATTGGAAGGTATTCCTTCAATAGTTCCACCCAAAAAGGAATATGATACTACCATTAATCATGCTCCTAAACGAAAAGATATCTTAACCGTTGAAGAAAAGAAGCTGGCTCTTCAGAATGCCTTACGCTATTTTCCGGCAAATCAGCATGCTGAATTGGCCCCGGAGTTTTTAGATGAGCTAAATACTTATGGCCGCATTTACATGTATCGCTATCGTCCTGATTACGAAATGAAGGCTCGTCATATTAACGAGTTTCCACATCAATCAAAACAAGCGGCAGCTATTATGTTGATGATTCAGAATAATTTAGATTATGCCGTTGCTCAACATCCGCACGAGCTCATAACTTATGGCGGAAACGGTGCTGTATTTCAAAACTGGGCGCAATATCGTCTTACCATGAAGTATTTGGCCGAAATGACTGATGAACAAACGCTCACCATGTATTCGGGTCATCCTATGGGCTTATATCCATCGCATAAAGATGCTCCACGTGTTGTTGTTACCAATGGTATGATGATTCCCAATTACTCAAAACCCGATGACTGGGAACGATACAATGCTTTGGGAGTTACTCAATACGGACAAATGACTGCAGGCTCATTTATGTATATTGGGCCTCAAGGAATTGTGCACGGCACAACCATTACCGTACTTAATGCAGGACGTAAAATATCAAATGGTAAATCTGATTTAACAGGTAAGCTATTTGTAACTGCCGGACTTGGAGGAATGTCTGGAGCTCAGCCCAAGGCTGGTAATATTGCAGGATGCATTAGTGTTATTGCAGAAGTTAATGAAAAGGCTATCCAAACACGTCACTCGCAAGGTTGGGTTGATGAAGTTATTGAAGATTTAGACGAGCTTTGCGAAAGAGTTGAAATAGCCAAAGCACACCTCGAAGTGGTTTCAATAGCTTATCACGGCAATATTGTTGATGTATGGGAGAAATTTGCCAAAGAAAATATTAAGGTTGATTTAGGATCAGATCAAACCTCATTACACAATCCTTGGGCCGGAGGATACTATCCTGTTGGATTATCCTTTAAAGAAGCCAACACAATGATGGCTCATCAACCCGAACTTTTTAAAGAGAAAGTACAAGAAAGCTTGCGACGCCATGTAGCAGCTATCAATAAGTTAGCCAATAAGGGTATGTACTTTTTCGATTATGGAAATGCTTTTTTATTGGAATCAAGTCGTGCTGGTGCCGACATTCTAAAAGAAAATGGTGATTTCAAATACCCATCGTACGTACAAGATATAATGGGCCCCATGTGTTTCGACTATGGATTTGGCCCTTTCCGTTGGGTTTGTAGTAGCAATAATCCGTTAGACTTGAAGGAAACCGACCGAATTGCAACCGAAGTACTGGAAGAACTTCGTCAGGAGTCGCCTATTGAAATTCAACAACAAATGGCTGATAATATCCATTGGATAAAAGAAGCAGGCCAAAATAAGCTTGTTGTAGGCTCTCAGGCACGTATTTTATATGCAGATGCCGAAGGACGAATTCGCATTGCTAAAGCCTTTAATAAGGCCATTAAAAAGGGTATTATTTCGGCACCTGTTATTTTAGGTCGGGATCATCACGACGTATCAGGAACTGATAGTCCATATCGCGAAACATCTAATATTTATGATGGATCGCGCTTTACTGCTGATATGGCTATTCAAAACGTGATTGGCGATTCGTTCAGAGGTGCCTCATGGGTTAGTATCCATAACGGAGGTGGCGTTGGCTGGGGCGAAGTTATAAATGGCGGCTTTGGCATGATACTTGATGGTAGCAAAGAGGCTAAACGACGCTTACAAAGTATGCTGTTCTGGGATGTTAACAACGGTATCTCGCGCAGAAGCTGGGCTCGAAACGAGGAGGCTGTTTTTGCCATAAAAAGAGCAATGAAGGCCAATCCTAATTTAAAAGTTACATTACCTAATATGACCAATACTGATATGATTGACAAACTGTTTAGTTAG
- a CDS encoding DUF4294 domain-containing protein, with the protein MMQKEPHTLVKLTLFLIILIGTSTDISAQIDTLKVKDIIFDSQIIDDDTIPHINLKEIPVIPPFKFKNKRQKRRYSKLVRNVKVTLPYARKASATINDINANLSEITVQKERKKYLKKREKELFEEFETPLKRLTFSQGKLLIKLINRETGDTTYQLIKEYKGGVSAVFWQGIARLFGSNLKSEFDKDGDDVMIEHIIMLIDNGMI; encoded by the coding sequence ATGATGCAAAAAGAGCCACATACATTAGTAAAGCTTACTCTGTTTTTGATTATCCTAATAGGCACAAGCACGGATATATCGGCTCAAATAGACACCCTCAAAGTTAAAGACATCATATTTGACAGTCAGATTATTGATGATGATACCATCCCACATATCAATTTAAAAGAAATACCGGTTATTCCGCCATTCAAATTCAAAAACAAGCGTCAGAAACGCCGTTATTCAAAATTGGTGCGTAATGTAAAAGTAACACTTCCTTATGCCCGAAAAGCAAGTGCGACTATTAATGATATCAATGCAAATCTGTCAGAAATAACCGTTCAAAAAGAGCGAAAAAAGTATTTAAAAAAACGAGAAAAAGAGTTATTCGAAGAGTTTGAAACACCTCTTAAGCGCCTTACTTTTTCTCAAGGAAAATTATTGATTAAGTTGATTAATCGAGAAACGGGCGATACTACTTACCAACTCATTAAAGAATACAAAGGTGGAGTTTCTGCTGTTTTTTGGCAGGGCATTGCCCGACTTTTTGGTTCGAATCTTAAATCGGAATTTGATAAGGATGGCGACGATGTAATGATCGAACACATTATTATGCTGATCGACAATGGAATGATCTGA
- a CDS encoding insulinase family protein — protein sequence MKRLSLSFFSLIAVFTSIFAQYDMNAPAPLDPAIRTGVLENGMTYYIRHNEEPKERASFYIIQNVGAILEDDSQNGLAHFLEHMAFNGTKNFPDKDIISKLEAHGVAFGRNINAYTAKDETVYNLSDVPVGPEGLIDTCLLVLFDWSDNLTLDHQEIDDERGVISEEWRTRRNAGFRLRAQYAPTLYNNSKYGIRDVIGDYDVINGFEYDELRRFYHDWYRTDLQAIAIVGDIDVDEVEAKIKELFSKIPAIKNPKERYIVDIPHKAEMDYSLATDKEANQSNISLYIRHDAIKPEDKTLATLRKSHMETLISIMIRSRISEMLERGTPPFIMGNIGFSSLTRTSDVFYISATAKDNEEDVAFEAILTEAERIKQYGFTQTELERAKTSLLLSYENYFKGRDKIPNDSYCQEFKELYLNNSPMPGIEYEYEFAKQVIPTITTKELSQVFNQAYAKENRVIIITGPDKEGIDHLSKDESFAIVNKVEQKSIEPYEDQVVADNLIESLPVEGKVIAEKEIPELNAIEWTLNNNTKVVYRFADYNKNQVSLQSYSKGGSSLYPTEDLATIGVMPDFMSLFGIGNFSASELKKALTGKSASIGFSVGELSESISGGCRTEDFETMMQLAYLQFEQPRFDKEAFDTFMQRNLAYMANIGDNPNKILSDSLMLLRTNYNERTLLFGEDYLKKVSFERMKEIYAERFNNAADFTFFIVGDIDKETAKQISAKYLGAIATNDNRENWVDNNVSAPKGETTKRIAINFADPKATVKIYYDNKLKYTPENRIGLSFIQSILTLRYTEEIREKEGGTYGVSVRSSANRVPKQDAVVAISFDTAPEKYDELIPLIYAEIDKIIKNGVTAEDLSKTKLNFLKNRKEQKESNGYWMGILRSYYIQGINNDLEKNYEDVIENMTSKKIQKLTKSFFNKADKMEIVFVNDKE from the coding sequence ATGAAAAGATTATCACTAAGTTTTTTCTCTCTCATTGCCGTATTTACATCTATTTTTGCACAATACGACATGAATGCACCGGCACCTCTGGATCCGGCTATTCGCACAGGAGTGCTTGAGAATGGGATGACCTACTACATCCGTCATAATGAAGAACCAAAAGAAAGAGCCAGCTTTTATATTATCCAAAATGTAGGGGCCATATTAGAAGATGATAGCCAAAATGGACTCGCCCACTTTTTGGAACACATGGCTTTTAACGGCACAAAAAACTTTCCGGATAAAGATATCATCAGCAAATTAGAGGCTCATGGTGTAGCTTTTGGTAGAAATATCAATGCTTATACAGCTAAAGACGAAACAGTTTATAACCTCAGTGATGTGCCTGTTGGACCCGAAGGCCTTATTGATACATGCCTTTTGGTTTTGTTCGACTGGTCAGATAACCTGACTCTGGATCACCAGGAAATAGATGATGAACGTGGTGTAATTTCTGAAGAATGGAGAACAAGACGCAATGCCGGGTTTCGTTTAAGAGCTCAATACGCTCCAACACTTTATAACAACTCTAAATATGGAATAAGAGATGTTATTGGTGATTACGACGTAATTAACGGTTTTGAATACGATGAACTACGTCGCTTTTATCACGACTGGTATCGTACCGATTTGCAGGCCATTGCCATAGTTGGCGATATTGATGTAGACGAAGTGGAAGCTAAGATAAAAGAATTATTTTCTAAGATTCCAGCAATTAAAAATCCTAAAGAGCGATATATTGTTGATATTCCGCATAAAGCAGAAATGGATTACTCGTTAGCTACCGATAAAGAAGCCAATCAGTCCAACATTTCGTTATACATCAGACACGATGCCATAAAGCCCGAAGATAAAACATTGGCAACACTTCGTAAATCTCATATGGAGACGTTGATTTCGATAATGATTCGTTCGCGTATTTCGGAAATGCTCGAAAGAGGAACTCCTCCTTTTATTATGGGTAACATTGGTTTCTCGAGTCTTACCAGAACAAGCGATGTTTTTTATATTTCAGCTACAGCTAAAGACAATGAAGAAGATGTTGCTTTTGAGGCTATTTTAACTGAAGCAGAACGAATCAAGCAATATGGTTTTACTCAAACTGAATTGGAACGAGCTAAAACATCCTTGCTATTAAGCTACGAAAACTACTTTAAAGGACGTGATAAAATTCCAAACGACAGCTACTGTCAGGAATTTAAAGAGCTTTACTTAAACAACTCGCCAATGCCAGGTATTGAATACGAATATGAGTTTGCTAAACAAGTAATTCCAACCATTACAACCAAAGAACTTAGCCAAGTATTTAACCAGGCATATGCAAAAGAAAACAGAGTAATAATAATTACGGGGCCCGATAAAGAAGGTATCGACCATTTAAGTAAAGACGAAAGTTTTGCGATTGTTAATAAAGTTGAACAAAAAAGCATTGAGCCATACGAAGATCAGGTGGTAGCCGATAACTTAATCGAATCCTTACCTGTTGAAGGCAAAGTAATAGCTGAAAAAGAAATTCCTGAGCTAAATGCGATTGAATGGACATTAAACAATAATACGAAAGTGGTTTATCGTTTTGCCGATTACAATAAAAACCAGGTTTCGTTGCAAAGTTATAGTAAAGGTGGGTCATCGCTTTACCCAACCGAAGATTTAGCAACCATTGGTGTAATGCCCGATTTTATGTCGTTGTTTGGAATTGGTAATTTCAGTGCTTCGGAATTGAAAAAAGCATTAACAGGTAAGTCGGCCTCTATTGGCTTCTCTGTTGGTGAACTATCAGAATCGATTAGTGGTGGTTGCAGAACGGAGGATTTTGAAACCATGATGCAACTGGCCTACCTGCAATTCGAACAACCTCGATTTGATAAAGAAGCCTTTGATACCTTTATGCAACGCAATTTGGCCTATATGGCAAACATTGGTGACAATCCAAACAAGATTTTAAGCGATAGTTTAATGTTGCTTCGAACTAATTACAATGAGCGCACCCTGTTATTTGGCGAAGATTATTTGAAAAAAGTTTCGTTTGAGAGAATGAAAGAAATCTATGCCGAGCGCTTTAATAATGCAGCCGACTTTACCTTCTTTATTGTTGGCGATATTGATAAAGAAACTGCAAAACAAATATCTGCTAAATATTTGGGTGCAATTGCAACTAATGATAATCGCGAGAATTGGGTCGACAACAATGTTTCAGCTCCCAAAGGCGAAACAACCAAGCGTATTGCTATCAACTTTGCCGATCCGAAAGCAACTGTAAAAATCTATTACGATAATAAGTTGAAATACACACCCGAGAACCGAATTGGCTTATCATTTATTCAATCGATACTTACCTTGCGTTATACCGAAGAAATTCGTGAAAAAGAAGGTGGAACTTATGGTGTTAGCGTACGTTCGTCGGCTAATCGTGTTCCTAAACAAGATGCAGTTGTTGCTATTAGTTTTGATACTGCTCCCGAAAAATACGATGAGTTAATTCCTTTGATCTATGCGGAAATTGATAAAATTATTAAAAATGGAGTTACCGCTGAAGACTTGAGTAAGACAAAACTTAACTTCTTAAAAAATAGAAAAGAACAAAAAGAAAGCAATGGGTATTGGATGGGCATACTTCGCTCGTATTATATCCAGGGTATAAATAATGATTTAGAAAAAAATTACGAAGACGTTATTGAAAACATGACTTCAAAGAAAATTCAAAAACTAACTAAATCATTCTTTAACAAAGCTGATAAAATGGAAATTGTTTTTGTAAACGATAAAGAATAA
- a CDS encoding NAD(P)/FAD-dependent oxidoreductase: MNTKKYPIVCIGGSIASISFIRTLRQQGNTEKILLIYGEDRLPYKRTKINKNMVRGFEKDEFIIADKAWYQNNNVDLVNAWASSVDTEEKKVFYNKGAEQVEYGKLLLATGTASVFPRISGVEPKDLHSVQNAADVERLLEVAKDKKRFLIIGGGVEGIETADQLVRKGKEVILAGRMLYPLQKSFPQEFVKPLEEAMQKRGVEMYSGVSVTLIERVGDHYKTHLKGNEIEFDAIVASTGTMPNIQLAKTAGIKIDRGILVDEWMRTSNTDIYAAGDVAQHSNGVITGLWHAAEHQGKLAALNLYGNKEANTLPPYRLKTEVFNLFMFSAEYGTIIPNDCEVLKEDEKGIKRWLYFKDDRLKSVLMLNDGGRAKQYQQALMEGWSRKKVNAELPLQAPLSFNFSPSF, encoded by the coding sequence ATGAATACTAAGAAATATCCCATTGTTTGCATTGGTGGTAGTATTGCTTCCATTAGTTTTATCAGAACATTAAGACAGCAAGGGAATACTGAAAAAATATTATTGATTTATGGTGAGGATCGTTTACCATATAAACGAACCAAAATCAATAAAAACATGGTGCGTGGTTTCGAAAAAGATGAGTTTATCATTGCCGATAAGGCCTGGTATCAGAATAATAATGTTGATTTAGTAAATGCATGGGCTTCATCGGTTGATACAGAAGAAAAAAAAGTATTTTATAATAAAGGAGCAGAGCAGGTTGAATACGGTAAATTACTATTGGCAACCGGTACAGCCTCGGTATTTCCGCGTATTTCGGGTGTTGAACCAAAAGATTTACACTCGGTTCAAAATGCTGCTGATGTAGAGCGTTTGTTAGAAGTTGCAAAAGATAAAAAGCGATTTTTAATTATTGGTGGAGGAGTAGAAGGTATTGAAACTGCCGACCAACTGGTGCGAAAAGGTAAAGAGGTAATTTTGGCGGGAAGAATGCTTTATCCTCTACAAAAATCATTTCCACAGGAGTTTGTTAAGCCTTTGGAAGAGGCTATGCAAAAGCGTGGAGTTGAAATGTATTCGGGTGTTTCTGTAACCCTCATTGAGCGGGTTGGCGATCATTATAAAACACATTTAAAAGGTAACGAAATTGAGTTTGATGCCATTGTAGCCAGTACTGGTACTATGCCAAATATACAGTTGGCAAAAACAGCAGGCATAAAAATAGACAGAGGTATTTTAGTGGATGAATGGATGAGAACTTCCAATACCGATATTTATGCTGCCGGCGATGTGGCACAACATAGCAATGGTGTGATTACAGGTTTGTGGCATGCTGCCGAGCATCAGGGTAAATTGGCTGCCTTAAATTTATATGGCAATAAAGAAGCTAATACATTGCCTCCGTATCGTCTTAAAACAGAGGTTTTCAATCTGTTTATGTTCTCAGCTGAATATGGAACAATAATACCAAACGATTGTGAAGTATTGAAAGAAGACGAAAAAGGAATCAAGCGCTGGTTGTACTTTAAAGATGATAGGCTCAAATCAGTTTTAATGTTGAATGATGGAGGTAGAGCAAAGCAATATCAACAGGCATTAATGGAAGGGTGGAGTCGTAAAAAGGTGAATGCAGAATTGCCGTTACAGGCACCTTTGTCCTTTAATTTTTCGCCATCATTTTAG
- a CDS encoding arginine deiminase family protein: protein MIKTIESGVFSEIGELEGVILHTPGQEVENMTPTNAERALYSDILNLSVATEEYKQLAGVLEKVTQTYQVKDLLIGILEQPKFKAGLIEKICTYEEVLHMKDFLLDLPAPELARQLIEGVELQKDSLTTFLSDERYALRPLHNFFFTRDASVSIYDDVLISKMASKVRDREALLMEAIFNQSDLINTHTLNPNSFYNVGAETTIEGGDVLIAREDILVIGNSARTTTYGIDFIVNQLKQKKDKRYVVVQQLPGEPESFIHLDMVFTLLDKDTCMVYEPLIMKLNRYATILISLDNGEVVSIEKKDSLLSCLKELGMDLKPISCGGSSDLWIQEREQWHSGANFFAIAPGKVMGYARNVYTMEEMSNNGYEIIKATDVVNDKINLNDYEKYVVSIDGSELARGGGGARCMTMPVRRKAVNW from the coding sequence ATGATAAAGACCATCGAATCTGGTGTTTTTTCAGAAATAGGCGAATTGGAAGGAGTTATACTCCACACTCCCGGACAAGAGGTGGAAAATATGACTCCTACAAATGCAGAAAGAGCTTTATATAGCGATATATTAAACCTTTCGGTTGCCACAGAGGAGTACAAACAATTAGCTGGTGTTTTGGAAAAAGTTACCCAAACATATCAGGTTAAAGATTTACTTATCGGCATTCTGGAGCAGCCTAAATTTAAAGCAGGATTAATTGAAAAAATCTGTACGTATGAAGAAGTACTTCATATGAAAGATTTTTTATTGGATTTGCCTGCACCTGAGTTAGCCCGACAATTGATAGAAGGAGTTGAATTACAAAAGGACTCTTTAACAACTTTTTTATCAGACGAAAGATATGCATTGCGACCATTGCATAACTTCTTTTTTACCCGTGATGCCAGTGTAAGTATTTACGATGATGTGTTGATTTCGAAGATGGCTAGTAAAGTGCGCGATCGCGAAGCTTTGCTGATGGAAGCTATTTTTAATCAATCAGATTTAATTAATACACATACTTTAAACCCTAATAGCTTTTATAATGTAGGAGCAGAAACTACCATAGAAGGTGGTGATGTGCTTATTGCTCGTGAAGATATTTTGGTTATTGGTAATAGTGCGCGAACTACCACTTATGGTATCGATTTTATCGTTAATCAGTTAAAGCAAAAGAAAGATAAACGATATGTTGTGGTTCAGCAATTACCTGGCGAACCCGAATCATTTATTCATTTGGATATGGTGTTTACCCTATTGGATAAAGATACTTGTATGGTGTATGAACCATTAATTATGAAGCTGAATCGATATGCTACCATACTTATTAGCCTTGATAATGGAGAGGTGGTATCTATTGAGAAAAAAGATAGTCTGCTTTCCTGTTTAAAAGAGTTAGGTATGGATTTAAAACCTATTTCGTGTGGAGGATCATCTGATTTATGGATTCAGGAACGTGAGCAATGGCATAGTGGAGCCAACTTTTTTGCCATTGCGCCAGGTAAAGTTATGGGATATGCCCGTAATGTGTATACCATGGAAGAGATGAGTAATAATGGATACGAAATTATCAAAGCTACTGACGTTGTAAATGATAAAATCAATTTGAATGACTATGAAAAGTATGTTGTTTCTATTGATGGATCAGAATTAGCCCGAGGTGGAGGGGGAGCTCGTTGTATGACGATGCCTGTTCGCCGAAAAGCTGTTAATTGGTAG
- the sucC gene encoding ADP-forming succinate--CoA ligase subunit beta yields the protein MNIHEYQGKEILKSFGVSIQEGIVAETPEQAIEAAQTLQAQTGTGWWVVKAQIHAGGRGKGGGVKLAKNIDEVKSKAEEILGMNLVTHQTGPEGKTVHKVLIAQDVYYPGETDTSEYYMSVLLNRATGRNIIMYSTEGGMDIEEVAAKTPELIFKEEIDPGLGLQAFQARKIAFNLGLSGKAFKEMARFVTALYSAYVGTDSSMFEINPVLKTSDNLILAVDAKVNLDDNALFRHPDYEAMRDLSEEDPAETEATKSNLNFVKLDGNVGCMVNGAGLAMATMDIIKLSGGEPANFLDVGGGANAETVESGLKIILNDPNVKAILINIFGGIVRCDRVAQGVVEAYKKIGEIKIPIIVRLQGTNAEGGKKIIDESGLKVFSAITLKEASDLVQEIMS from the coding sequence ATGAATATTCACGAATACCAAGGAAAAGAAATCTTAAAGTCATTTGGAGTCTCCATTCAAGAAGGCATAGTTGCCGAAACACCTGAACAAGCAATTGAAGCTGCACAAACACTGCAAGCTCAAACCGGTACCGGATGGTGGGTGGTGAAAGCTCAAATTCATGCCGGAGGAAGAGGAAAAGGAGGCGGCGTAAAACTTGCCAAGAACATTGACGAGGTAAAATCAAAAGCAGAAGAAATACTGGGCATGAATTTGGTGACTCATCAAACAGGACCGGAAGGAAAAACCGTTCATAAAGTTTTGATTGCTCAGGATGTATATTATCCAGGCGAAACCGATACATCGGAGTATTACATGAGCGTATTATTAAATCGTGCAACAGGAAGAAACATCATCATGTATTCAACCGAAGGAGGTATGGATATTGAAGAAGTAGCTGCCAAAACTCCGGAACTTATCTTTAAAGAAGAGATTGATCCGGGATTAGGATTACAAGCTTTTCAGGCCAGAAAAATTGCCTTTAACCTTGGTTTATCGGGCAAGGCTTTTAAAGAGATGGCTCGATTTGTTACCGCTTTATATTCGGCCTATGTTGGAACCGATTCTTCCATGTTTGAAATAAATCCTGTATTAAAAACTTCCGACAATCTGATTTTGGCTGTTGATGCCAAAGTAAATCTTGATGATAATGCTTTATTCCGACATCCGGATTATGAAGCCATGCGCGACTTAAGTGAAGAAGATCCGGCAGAAACAGAAGCTACCAAAAGCAACCTTAACTTTGTTAAATTAGATGGCAATGTTGGTTGTATGGTAAATGGAGCCGGTTTAGCAATGGCTACGATGGATATTATTAAATTATCGGGAGGCGAACCTGCTAATTTCTTAGATGTTGGTGGTGGTGCAAATGCCGAAACCGTTGAATCTGGTTTAAAAATCATCTTAAACGATCCAAATGTAAAAGCCATTCTCATTAACATTTTCGGAGGAATTGTTCGTTGCGATCGAGTGGCACAAGGCGTTGTAGAAGCCTACAAAAAAATAGGCGAAATAAAAATTCCGATTATAGTGCGATTACAAGGCACCAATGCCGAAGGTGGCAAAAAAATCATTGATGAATCGGGATTAAAAGTATTTTCTGCCATTACTTTAAAAGAAGCCTCTGATTTAGTTCAGGAGATTATGTCGTAA